The Rhinopithecus roxellana isolate Shanxi Qingling chromosome 13, ASM756505v1, whole genome shotgun sequence genome contains a region encoding:
- the LOC104674734 gene encoding tRNA-splicing ligase RtcB homolog, whose protein sequence is MSRSYNDELQFLEKISKNCWRIKKGFVPNMQVEGVFYVNDALEKLMFEELRNACRGGGVGGFLPAMKQIGNVAALPGIVHRSIGLPDVHSGYGFAIGNMAAFDMNDSEAVVSPGGVGFDINCGVRLLRTNLDESDVQPVKEQLAQAMFDHIPVGVGSKGVIPMNAKDLEEALEMGVDWSLREGYAWAEDKEHCEEYGRMLQADPNKVSARAKKRGLPQLGTLGAGNHYAEIQVVDEIFNEYAAKKMGIDHKGQVCVMIHSGSRGLGHQVATDALVAMEKAMKRDKIIVNDRQLACARIASPEGQDYLKGMAAAGNYAWVNRSSMTFLTRQAFAKVFNTTPDDLDLHVIYDVSHNIAKVEQHVVDGKERTLLVHRKGSTRAFPPHHPLIAVDYQLTGQPVLIGGTMGTCSYVLTGTEQGMTETFGTTCHGAGRALSRAKSRRNLDFQDVLDKLADMGIAIRVASPKLVMEEAPESYKNVTDVVNTCHDAGISKKAIKLRPIAVIKG, encoded by the exons ATGAGTCGCAGCTATAATGATGAGCTGCAGTTCTTGGAAAAGATCAGTAAAAACTGCTGGAGGATCAAGAAGGGCTTCGTGCCCAACATGCAG GTTGAAGGCGTTTTCTACGTGAATGATGCTCTGGAGAAATTGATGTTTGAGGAATTAAGGAATGCCTGTCGAGGTGGTG GTGTTGGTGGCTTCTTGCCAGCCATGAAACAAATTGGCAACGTGGCAGCCCTGCCTGGAATTGTTCAT CGATCTATTGGGCTTCCTGATGTCCATTCAGGATATGGATTTGCTATTGGGAACATGGCAGCCTTTGATATGAATGACTCTGAAGCAGTGGTATCCCCAG GTGGTGTCGGGTTTGACATCAACTGTGGTGTCCGCTTGCTAAGAACCAATTTAGATGAAAGTGATGTCCAGCCTGTGAAGGAGCAGCTTGCCCAAGCTATGTTTGACCACATTCCTGTTGGGGTGGGATCAAAAGGTGTCATCCCAATGAATGCCAA AGACTTGGAGGAGGCCTTGGAGATGGGGGTGGACTGGTCCTTAAGAGAAGGGTATGCCTGGGCTGAAGACAAGGAGCACTGTGAGGAGTACGGAAGGATGCTGCAAGCTGACCCCAATAAGGTTTCTGCAAGAGCTAAGAAAAGAGGCCTTCCTCAG TTGGGGACCCTGGGAGCAGGCAACCATTATGCAGAAATCCAGGTTGTGGATGAGATTTTCAATGAGTACGCTGCTAAAAAAATGGGCATCGACCATAAGGGACAGGTGTGTGTGATGATCCACAGTGGAAGCAGAGGCTTGGGCCACCAAGTAGCCACAG ATGCACTGGTAGCTATGGAGAAGGCCATGAAGAGAGACAAGATTATAGTCAATGATCGGCAGTTGGCTTGTGCTCGAATCGCTTCGCCAGAAGGTCAGGACTACCTGAAGGGAATGGCAGCAGCTGGGAACTATGCCTGGGTCAACCGGTCTTCCATGACCTTCTTAACCCGTCAG gcttttgcCAAGGTCTTCAACACAACCCCTGATGACTTGGACCTGCACGTGATCTATGATGTTTCTCACAACATTGCCAAAGTGGAGCAGCATGTAGTGGACGGGAAGGAGAGGACACTGTTAGTACACAGGAAGGGATCCACGCGCGCTTTCCCTCCTCACCATCCGCTCATTGCTGTTGATTACCAA CTCACTGGACAACCAGTGCTCATTGGTGGCACCATGGGAACCTGTAGTTATGTTCTTACTGGCACTGAACAGGGCATGACTGAGACCTTTGGAACAACCTGTCATGGAGCG GGCCGTGCGTTGTCCCGAGCAAAATCTCGACGTAATTTAGATTTCCAGGATGTTTTAGACAAATTGGCAGATATGGGAATTGCAATCCGTGTTGCCTCACCCAAACTGGTTATGGAAGAG GCTCCTGAGTCCTATAAGAATGTGACAGATGTGGTGAATACCTGCCATGATGCTGGAATCAGCAAGAAAGCCATTAAACTGAGACCAATTGCTGTGATCAAAGGATAG